The genomic segment TATGGACTTTCTAAAGTTCAGGCCGGTGAACTGGTTGAACTTCCCGATTCTATAGATGATGCCGGAAATCCGGTTCGGGGAATGGTATTAAACCTTGAGGAGGACAATGTAGGTATTGTACTTTTTGGTTCCTCCAGGGTTGTGGAAGAGGGACATACGGTTAAACGAACAAAAAGTATTGCATCTCTGAATGTGGGTGACGGTCTGCTCGGAAGAGTGATTGATCCTCTTGGAAAGCCTCTTGATGGAAAAGGAGCAATTTCCGGCGATACGATGCGTCTTCCGCTGGAACGTAAAGCACCCGGTGTGATTTATCGGGAGCCTGTAAGTGAGCCGCTTCAAACCGGTATTAAGGCAATTGACTCATTGATTCCAATTGGACGAGGACAGCGTGAGTTGATTATTGGCGACCGCCAGACGGGTAAAACGGCTGTATCCATTGATACAATTATCAATCAAAAAAATACACAGGAAACAGACAAACCGGTCTATTGTATTTATGTAGCTGTCGGTCAAAAGGGATCAACAGTAGCGAGTATTGTAAGTACTCTGAAGGAGCATGACGCACTTGATTATACAGTTGTTGTTTCTGCACCTGCAAGTGTATCTGCACCATTGCGTTACATTGCACCATTTGCAGGTGCTGCAATTGGAGAATACTTCCGGGATACAGGACGACATGCTCTTGTTATTTATGACGACTTGTCGAAACAGGCGGTTGCTTATCGTGAGCTTTCACTCCTGTTGAGACGACCTCCGGGACGGGAAGCATATCCCGGTGATGTATTTTATCTGCACAGCCGATTGTTGGAGCGTGCAGCAAAAATCATTGATAGTGATAAAATTGCCAGGCAAATGAACAATGTGCCGGAAGAGCTTGCGCCGAAAGTAAAAGGAGGAGGGTCATTAACTGCACTGCCGGTTATTGAGACTCAGGCAGGAGATGTTTCCGCATATATTCCAACGAACGTAATTTCTATTACAGACGGACAGATCTTCCTGGATACCGATCTGTTTAACTCCGGCATCCGCCCTGCAATTGATGTAGGAATCTCAGTATCTCGTG from the Balneolaceae bacterium genome contains:
- the atpA gene encoding F0F1 ATP synthase subunit alpha, with product MSQVRPDEVSAILRKQLTGFDGEADVYDVGTVLEVGDGIARVYGLSKVQAGELVELPDSIDDAGNPVRGMVLNLEEDNVGIVLFGSSRVVEEGHTVKRTKSIASLNVGDGLLGRVIDPLGKPLDGKGAISGDTMRLPLERKAPGVIYREPVSEPLQTGIKAIDSLIPIGRGQRELIIGDRQTGKTAVSIDTIINQKNTQETDKPVYCIYVAVGQKGSTVASIVSTLKEHDALDYTVVVSAPASVSAPLRYIAPFAGAAIGEYFRDTGRHALVIYDDLSKQAVAYRELSLLLRRPPGREAYPGDVFYLHSRLLERAAKIIDSDKIARQMNNVPEELAPKVKGGGSLTALPVIETQAGDVSAYIPTNVISITDGQIFLDTDLFNSGIRPAIDVGISVSRVGGAAQVKSMKKLSGTLKLDLAQYRELEAFSKFGSDLDAATQRQLKRGERTVELMKQGEYKPLPVEQQIALLKVNNEGLLDKLSIDQIGEFEKMFLETIQAKYSKRMDVLAETGTLDDAFSEELIKTAESTIDQLLAVTEEK